Proteins co-encoded in one Arachis hypogaea cultivar Tifrunner chromosome 13, arahy.Tifrunner.gnm2.J5K5, whole genome shotgun sequence genomic window:
- the LOC112735247 gene encoding HVA22-like protein i yields MAISYWQRAASYGQTRIFDILQFVAAQSTPAPRPATQNHKLRNLHLLPLAQLQVNSRRSESVTPPKSPVKGSSIPPKSALTQRSISHTETTNKVALVKAEPKQNEAAESSYSGANENGNPPPKETLMEERIRVTRDRLRKTRSTNR; encoded by the exons ATGGCTATTTCGTATTGGCAAAGAGCTGCAAGTTATGGGCAGACTAGAATATTTGACATTTTACAGTTTGTTGCTGCACAATCAACACCTGCTCCTCGTCCTGCTACTCAG AACCACAAGCTGAGGAACCTCCATCTCCTACCTCTAGCACAACTTCAAGTCAATTCCAGAAGGAG CGAGAGTGTTACACCACCCAAGTCGCCTGTGAAAGGTTCAAGTATTCCTCCTAAGTCTGCTTTAACCCAGAGGTCTATTTCTCATACTGAAACCACCAACAAAGTTGCACTAGTTAAGGCAGAGCCAAAGCAGAATGAAGCAGCAGAGTCTTCATATTCTGGTGCAAATGAAAATGGGAACCCTCCTCCAAAAGAAACCCTAATGGAAGAAAGAATTCGTGTTACACGGGACAGACTAAGAAAAACTCGATCAACAAATCGTTAA
- the LOC112735248 gene encoding uncharacterized protein: MEKLSKAGKSMYMSGYFGVATIVLEVVASSDFWIWHAFFGVSGSNNDINVLDRSLVFDDILNNHALEVNYIINSNNYTIEYYLVDGTYHEWATFVKSISKPEGEKHKLFVQYQEGQRKNVKRAFRVLQECYAIIRGPAHFWEKKKFANIVRACIIFHNMIVEDEKDTYAGNFAQDLEYDNVENGLSQP, from the coding sequence ATGGAAAAATTGTCTAAAGCGGGAAAAAgtatgtacatgagtggttatTTTGGGGTTGCAACCATAGTACTTGAGGTTGTAGCATCTTCAGACTTTTGGATATGGCATGCGTTTTTTGGAGTTTCTGGTTCAAATAACGACATCAATGTGTTAGACCGTTCACTAGTGTTCGATGATATTCTAAATAACCATGCTCTGGaggtaaattatattattaatagtaATAATTATACTATAGAATACTATTTAGTAGATGGTACTTATCATGAATGGgccacatttgtcaaatcaatctcaaagccaGAAGGAGAGAAACATAAGTTATTTGTACAATACCAAGAAGGACAAAGAAAAAATGTGAAGCGAGCATTCAGAGTGTTGCAAGAATGCTATGCAATTATACGTGGTCCAGCGCACTTTTGGGAAAAGAAGAAGTTTGCAAACATAGtgagagcttgtattatatttcataatatgattgttgaggatgaaaaAGACACTTATGCAGGAAATTTTGCTCAAGACTTAGAGTATGACAATGTCgaaaatggcttatcacaaccttag